A genome region from Pseudomonas sp. S06B 330 includes the following:
- a CDS encoding efflux RND transporter periplasmic adaptor subunit, whose product MLALSACDDSAVDEEKAPPSSVRIETVTVQPLAISTELNGRILAPRTAEVRARVAGVVLKRVYREGSDVKQGDVLFKIDPAPFQADYDSARATLAKAEANRYQARLQDERYRELITINAVSRQDHDNARAALMQADAAVAEAKAALERTRLNLGYATVTAPISGRIGRALVTEGALVGQNESTPLATIQQLDPIHADVTQSTRELNTLRRALRAGELQQVGQDQASATLIQDDGTPYPLPGKLLFSDISVDPSTGQITLRSEFPNPDLDLLPGSFIRVRLEQAIKQQGISVPQRAILRDSAGQPRVLLVDAEQRVHERPVVLGSVQNNRWIVSQGLAPGDQVVVEGLQHVRPGDQVKIDRPGKDAPAIVQTTGQ is encoded by the coding sequence ATGTTGGCGTTGAGCGCCTGCGATGACAGCGCCGTCGATGAAGAAAAAGCGCCGCCCAGCAGCGTCCGTATCGAAACCGTAACCGTCCAGCCGCTGGCCATCAGCACTGAGCTCAATGGCCGCATTCTCGCCCCGCGAACTGCCGAAGTCCGTGCCCGCGTGGCCGGGGTCGTGCTCAAGCGGGTGTACCGTGAAGGCAGCGATGTCAAACAGGGCGATGTCCTGTTCAAAATCGACCCGGCTCCGTTCCAGGCCGACTATGACAGCGCCCGCGCCACCCTGGCCAAGGCCGAGGCCAATCGCTATCAGGCACGCCTGCAGGATGAGCGCTATCGCGAACTGATCACCATCAACGCGGTTAGCCGCCAGGACCACGACAACGCCCGCGCCGCACTGATGCAGGCCGATGCGGCCGTAGCCGAAGCCAAGGCTGCGCTGGAGCGTACACGCTTGAACCTGGGCTATGCGACGGTCACCGCGCCAATTTCCGGGCGCATCGGGCGCGCGCTGGTAACCGAAGGTGCACTGGTGGGGCAGAACGAAAGCACGCCACTGGCAACCATCCAACAACTGGACCCGATCCACGCCGACGTCACCCAGTCGACCCGTGAGCTCAACACCCTGCGCCGCGCCCTGCGTGCCGGCGAGTTGCAGCAAGTGGGTCAGGACCAGGCCAGCGCCACCCTGATCCAGGATGACGGCACGCCGTATCCGCTGCCGGGCAAACTGTTGTTCTCCGACATCAGTGTCGACCCCAGCACCGGGCAGATCACCTTGCGCAGCGAATTCCCCAACCCGGACCTGGACCTGCTGCCCGGCAGCTTCATTCGTGTGCGCCTGGAGCAAGCGATCAAGCAGCAAGGCATCAGCGTGCCGCAGCGCGCCATCCTGCGCGACAGCGCCGGTCAACCCCGCGTCTTGCTGGTGGACGCCGAACAGCGCGTTCACGAACGCCCTGTCGTACTGGGCAGCGTGCAGAACAATCGCTGGATTGTCAGCCAAGGCTTGGCGCCTGGCGACCAGGTCGTGGTTGAAGGCCTGCAGCACGTGCGCCCCGGTGATCAGGTCAAGATTGACCGCCCCGGCAAAGATGCGCCTGCCATCGTTCAGACCACCGGCCAGTGA
- a CDS encoding response regulator transcription factor — MPNILLVEDDCALSELIASYLQRNDFCVSVIARGDHVLAEARRNKPDLVILDLMLPGLDGLQVCRLLRAESQSLPILMLTARDDSHDQVLGLEMGADDYVTKPCEPRVLLARVRTLLRRSSINEPRLESDLIVVGGLRIDLAERNVFWREQWVELSSGEYNLLVVLARNAGVVLSRDRILQQLRGIEFNGTDRSVDVAISKLRRKFDDSAGEARKIKTVWGKGYLFSRVEWEF; from the coding sequence ATGCCCAACATCCTTCTGGTCGAAGACGACTGCGCCCTGTCCGAACTGATTGCCAGCTACCTGCAACGCAATGATTTCTGCGTCAGTGTGATTGCCCGTGGTGACCACGTGTTGGCCGAGGCCCGGCGCAACAAACCGGACCTGGTGATTCTCGACCTGATGCTGCCAGGCCTTGATGGCCTGCAAGTCTGCCGTTTGTTGCGCGCCGAGTCGCAGTCCTTGCCGATCCTCATGTTGACCGCGCGCGACGACAGTCACGACCAGGTATTGGGGCTGGAGATGGGCGCCGATGACTATGTCACCAAGCCGTGCGAACCCCGGGTGCTGTTGGCCCGGGTGCGGACCTTGTTGCGTCGCAGCAGTATCAATGAGCCGCGGCTTGAGTCCGATCTGATTGTCGTGGGTGGCCTGCGCATTGACCTTGCCGAACGCAATGTGTTCTGGCGCGAGCAGTGGGTGGAGCTGTCCAGCGGTGAATACAACCTATTGGTGGTGCTGGCGCGTAATGCCGGCGTAGTGCTCAGTCGCGACCGTATTCTGCAACAGTTGCGCGGTATCGAGTTCAACGGCACCGACCGCTCGGTGGACGTGGCCATATCCAAGCTGCGCCGCAAGTTCGATGACAGCGCTGGCGAAGCACGCAAGATCAAGACGGTATGGGGCAAGGGTTACTTGTTCAGCCGTGTCGAGTGGGAGTTCTGA
- a CDS encoding ATP-binding protein, protein MLKILIRLYLVIIAAYAGALLLIPDAIVGAFHERFIAYNLNQAKGVQTLLVERFHQVPAERWPDVARELAADFAPLQIELRRQDQIGLSYADRARLAAGENVVRLGDWGYYNSALAPLDATWAVELRNPPDPLDINLLSWGVTVLIVAALLGCLLLWVWPHWRDLERLKETARSLGRGQLSERTQIPARSNIGELAQVFDTMAQDVERLLTQQRELLNAVSHELRTPLTRLDFGLVLLFDEVPPHCRKRLLELVGHVRELDELVLELLSYSRLQNADQARERVEVSLLELVDSILGSFAEELDGRGIEWQVRADANLPRFILDPRLTARALQNLVRNAMRYCDRHLLLRLSLDAEGHCLLTVEDDGIGIPHDQRELIFQPFYRLDRSRDRATGGFGLGLAISRRAIEGQGGTLTVSQSALGGAQFRIRLPRG, encoded by the coding sequence ATGCTGAAGATCCTGATCCGTCTGTACCTGGTGATCATCGCCGCCTATGCCGGTGCTTTGCTGCTGATTCCCGACGCCATTGTCGGTGCGTTCCATGAGCGCTTCATCGCCTACAACCTCAACCAGGCCAAAGGTGTGCAGACGCTGCTGGTCGAGCGCTTTCATCAGGTGCCGGCTGAGCGCTGGCCAGACGTAGCACGCGAACTGGCGGCGGATTTCGCCCCACTGCAAATTGAGTTGCGACGCCAGGATCAGATCGGTTTGTCATACGCTGACCGGGCGCGCCTGGCTGCTGGCGAGAACGTCGTACGCCTGGGGGATTGGGGCTATTACAACTCGGCCCTGGCGCCGTTGGACGCGACCTGGGCCGTGGAGCTGCGCAATCCACCAGACCCGCTGGACATCAACCTGCTGTCCTGGGGGGTGACGGTCTTGATCGTTGCGGCCTTGCTGGGCTGCTTGCTGCTGTGGGTCTGGCCGCACTGGCGTGATCTTGAGCGACTCAAGGAAACCGCCCGCAGCCTGGGCCGTGGACAGTTGTCGGAGCGCACGCAGATCCCGGCGCGCTCGAACATCGGTGAACTGGCCCAGGTGTTCGACACCATGGCCCAGGACGTCGAGCGTTTGCTGACTCAGCAACGGGAATTGCTCAATGCCGTCTCACATGAGCTACGCACGCCACTGACCCGGCTTGATTTTGGTTTGGTGCTGTTGTTCGACGAAGTTCCGCCCCATTGCCGCAAACGCCTGCTGGAACTGGTCGGGCACGTGCGCGAGCTGGACGAACTGGTGCTCGAACTGCTGTCCTATAGCCGCTTGCAAAACGCCGATCAGGCCCGTGAACGGGTCGAAGTGTCGTTGCTGGAGCTGGTCGACAGTATCCTTGGCAGCTTTGCCGAAGAGCTTGATGGCCGCGGCATCGAGTGGCAGGTGCGTGCCGACGCCAATCTGCCACGCTTTATCCTTGATCCACGTCTGACCGCTCGTGCCCTGCAGAACCTGGTGCGTAACGCCATGCGCTACTGTGACCGGCACCTGTTGCTGCGCCTGAGCCTGGATGCCGAAGGTCACTGCCTGCTGACTGTTGAAGATGACGGCATCGGGATTCCCCACGATCAGCGCGAACTGATCTTCCAGCCGTTCTATCGCCTCGACCGTAGCCGCGACCGCGCCACCGGCGGGTTTGGTTTGGGCCTGGCGATCAGCCGGCGGGCGATTGAGGGGCAGGGCGGGACGTTGACTGTGAGTCAGTCGGCGTTGGGCGGGGCGCAGTTCAGGATTCGCTTGCCGCGTGGGTGA
- a CDS encoding DUF4434 family protein: MRKFVTGLMLALCLSANADEQLFYQPLNRDAQLSQAQWQALWKATAAQGGKTLIVQWTAYGDSTFGGAEGWLANSLRAAHDQGLQLVLGLYMDPAYYQRIDELDSAGLSAYWQLQLGRSLAQQRLLRQHWKLPVAGWYLPMELDDLHFKDAQRRQALFNQLQAFNHRLDAPLHISTFSAGHLSPAVNATWLQQLAGLNLQVWWQDGAGTGRLAPLVRQQYLAALPCSIGVVREAFHQTSQSGQPFKAVAANPQSGAGCHPSAVFSLRYRPWAKGLLTLNGN, from the coding sequence ATGCGCAAATTCGTAACCGGGCTAATGCTTGCGCTATGCCTGTCAGCCAACGCCGACGAACAGCTCTTCTATCAACCGCTCAACCGTGACGCGCAGCTCAGTCAGGCACAGTGGCAAGCGCTGTGGAAAGCGACGGCGGCGCAGGGTGGCAAGACGCTGATCGTACAGTGGACGGCGTATGGCGACAGCACCTTTGGCGGCGCCGAAGGCTGGCTTGCCAACAGCCTGCGCGCAGCCCATGACCAAGGCCTGCAACTGGTCCTGGGGTTGTACATGGACCCCGCTTACTACCAACGCATCGACGAGCTCGACAGCGCCGGCCTGAGCGCTTACTGGCAATTGCAACTGGGTCGTTCGCTGGCTCAGCAACGCCTGCTGCGTCAACACTGGAAACTGCCCGTGGCCGGCTGGTACCTGCCGATGGAGCTGGACGACCTGCACTTCAAGGATGCACAACGGCGCCAGGCGCTGTTCAACCAACTGCAGGCCTTCAATCACCGCCTTGATGCGCCGCTGCACATCAGTACCTTCAGCGCCGGTCATCTCAGTCCAGCAGTCAATGCCACCTGGCTGCAGCAACTGGCCGGTTTGAACCTGCAGGTTTGGTGGCAGGATGGCGCCGGTACCGGGCGTCTGGCGCCGCTGGTACGCCAGCAGTACCTGGCTGCCCTGCCCTGTTCCATTGGCGTCGTGCGCGAAGCCTTTCACCAGACCAGTCAGAGCGGCCAGCCCTTCAAGGCCGTCGCTGCCAACCCGCAAAGCGGTGCGGGTTGTCACCCAAGCGCGGTGTTCTCGTTGCGCTACCGGCCCTGGGCCAAGGGTCTGCTGACCTTGAATGGCAACTGA
- a CDS encoding NfrA family protein — protein MSLRPPLKFASLLFSFYALSSLAAPLSDFERFRSYPYMERSYREAKQNNWAEVERLTRHLLQRVPNNDEARALLIQALLHQRRYRDAETMAEQASATDADALLELRLAWIEQDPPGTSQVESWIANSPLNQRIRLWQAYSLSLAKFGGAARALDWLNHLQPKGDDNILRLARANWAEQLHDWSQTIDALAPLATRGQLQAKDWQRLANAYVQRLDEAPLQQLLKTAPSADIARQTRLAMANRAIAMDHDQLAQRWLQSLPDADLQHPEQRQQLWELARQGNDSGLVQRLSNELKRPCLETAEWLSRHDPDLARQQVGQCRAEEDPKTWLVLNQRLHGAGGGTRSAQLWEQLYRQNGDLAALEQATFLQLKEGRHTHVRQLLEHAYDRHQGRLPASLLQRLASLYSHADAPLDVRRMSGLVPRVDPATRALLLARLAESGECAAVRQIIPASPNEVGQLRALGRCAMPERPGEAVVYYQAAERLGDSGSRLPLAYALEAAGDSHAAQLIWNSLNDSQWTDNARLTAARSALNANDPDRARLHWSKIAHRSADDFALGAAIAQRQGDTAAAMDYQRQALAHQPKAEHYYAASVTAQQAGELEQSNAWLADAVRLDPHNPRYRADYGMRLAGDKDPAVRRQSIPPLQQSTRDFPEDYRLGETLALRYIEVEDSASARKELRRVIDVEQDRVDEDDEFGSLEARKYRQRRAHESLSRRDSITLASTWSPAGISTNDTFRDSREERRAASQNVQLAMWDHALGEEPSRNGSTLSVYGRVLFGGQSRTDYAQSMGTGVGLRYKPLGQANLNLYAELYHQRQIDDDHYSGLSLGELLSPSKVSDNWGDLRGNAESSNDLLLRATSSFLDQDKWRNDWRIDEDQWDERFLYLDAAWWTRAGDHQWLSRYQQGHTWKLASDAPQTLMPYGFLEFSSQDPNNDWRQDLRTGVGLRWQWWFDDDRYNAYRGSLQVRAEYQQSLGGNLYERADGMLLGVEMNF, from the coding sequence ATGAGTCTGCGTCCACCGTTGAAGTTCGCCAGCCTGCTGTTTTCGTTCTATGCCCTCAGCAGCCTGGCTGCACCGCTCAGTGATTTCGAACGTTTCCGCAGTTACCCCTATATGGAGCGCAGCTACCGCGAGGCCAAGCAGAACAATTGGGCAGAAGTGGAACGCCTGACTCGCCATTTGTTGCAACGCGTCCCCAACAACGACGAAGCCCGCGCATTGCTGATTCAGGCGCTGCTCCACCAACGCCGCTACCGCGATGCCGAGACAATGGCCGAACAGGCCAGCGCGACCGATGCCGACGCCCTGTTGGAGCTGCGCCTGGCCTGGATCGAACAGGACCCACCCGGCACGAGCCAGGTCGAAAGCTGGATTGCCAACAGCCCCCTGAACCAACGCATCCGCCTGTGGCAGGCCTACAGCCTGAGCCTAGCCAAGTTCGGCGGTGCAGCCCGGGCCCTGGACTGGCTCAACCACCTGCAGCCCAAAGGCGATGACAACATTCTGCGTCTGGCACGGGCAAACTGGGCCGAGCAGTTGCACGACTGGAGCCAGACCATCGATGCCTTGGCCCCCCTGGCGACCCGCGGTCAACTACAGGCCAAGGACTGGCAACGCCTGGCCAATGCTTATGTACAGCGACTGGACGAAGCGCCACTGCAGCAACTGCTGAAAACCGCGCCGTCGGCCGATATCGCCCGCCAGACCCGCCTGGCCATGGCCAATCGAGCCATCGCCATGGACCACGATCAGCTCGCCCAACGCTGGCTACAGTCGTTGCCCGACGCCGATCTGCAACATCCAGAGCAACGCCAACAGTTGTGGGAACTGGCCCGCCAAGGCAATGACAGCGGCCTGGTGCAGCGCTTGAGCAATGAACTCAAGCGGCCCTGCCTGGAGACCGCCGAATGGCTATCCCGGCATGACCCTGACCTTGCCCGCCAACAGGTGGGCCAGTGCCGAGCCGAGGAGGATCCGAAGACCTGGCTGGTGCTTAACCAACGCTTGCACGGAGCAGGTGGTGGTACCCGCTCGGCGCAGTTGTGGGAGCAGCTGTATCGCCAGAACGGTGACCTGGCCGCACTGGAGCAAGCCACCTTCCTGCAACTCAAAGAAGGCCGCCACACCCACGTTCGGCAACTACTCGAACACGCTTACGACCGCCACCAGGGCCGCTTGCCAGCGTCTTTGCTGCAGCGCCTGGCGAGTCTTTACAGCCACGCTGACGCGCCACTGGACGTTCGCCGCATGAGCGGCCTGGTCCCTCGGGTCGACCCGGCGACGCGTGCACTGCTGCTCGCGCGCCTGGCTGAGAGCGGCGAGTGCGCGGCCGTGCGCCAGATCATTCCCGCCAGCCCCAACGAAGTTGGTCAGCTACGTGCATTGGGCCGTTGCGCCATGCCAGAGCGCCCGGGCGAAGCCGTGGTCTATTACCAGGCGGCTGAACGCTTGGGCGACAGTGGCAGCCGCCTGCCTCTGGCCTACGCCTTGGAAGCGGCGGGCGACTCACATGCAGCGCAACTGATCTGGAACAGCCTCAACGACAGCCAGTGGACGGATAACGCTCGCCTCACCGCTGCCCGCAGTGCCCTTAATGCCAACGACCCAGATCGTGCCAGGCTGCATTGGAGCAAGATCGCCCACCGCAGCGCCGATGACTTTGCCTTGGGCGCCGCGATTGCCCAGCGCCAGGGCGACACCGCAGCGGCCATGGACTATCAGCGCCAAGCGCTGGCGCATCAGCCGAAGGCTGAGCATTACTACGCGGCCTCGGTCACTGCACAACAGGCCGGCGAACTTGAGCAGAGCAATGCCTGGCTGGCCGACGCCGTGCGCCTCGATCCGCACAACCCGCGCTACCGTGCCGATTACGGCATGCGCCTGGCCGGCGACAAGGATCCGGCAGTGCGTCGCCAGTCGATCCCGCCTCTGCAGCAATCGACCCGCGACTTCCCCGAGGACTACCGCCTGGGCGAAACCCTGGCACTGCGTTATATCGAGGTTGAGGACAGCGCTTCAGCCCGTAAGGAGCTGCGCCGGGTCATCGATGTCGAACAGGACCGGGTTGACGAAGACGACGAGTTCGGCAGCCTCGAGGCGCGCAAGTACCGCCAGCGCCGCGCTCACGAAAGCTTGTCACGACGTGACAGCATCACCTTGGCCAGCACGTGGTCGCCCGCCGGTATCTCAACCAACGACACCTTTCGCGATAGCCGAGAAGAGCGACGGGCTGCTTCGCAAAACGTGCAATTGGCGATGTGGGACCACGCCCTGGGTGAAGAACCCAGCCGTAATGGCAGCACCTTGTCGGTGTATGGCCGGGTCCTGTTCGGCGGCCAAAGCCGCACCGACTATGCCCAGAGCATGGGCACCGGGGTTGGCCTGCGTTACAAACCCTTGGGCCAGGCCAACCTCAACCTGTATGCCGAGCTCTATCATCAACGCCAGATCGACGATGACCACTACAGTGGCCTGAGCCTGGGCGAGCTGCTGAGCCCGAGCAAGGTCAGCGACAACTGGGGCGACCTGCGTGGCAATGCCGAGTCGAGCAACGACCTGCTGTTGCGCGCCACCTCCTCGTTCCTCGACCAGGACAAGTGGCGCAATGACTGGCGTATTGACGAAGACCAATGGGACGAGCGTTTTCTGTACCTCGACGCCGCCTGGTGGACCCGTGCCGGTGACCACCAATGGCTGTCACGCTACCAGCAAGGCCACACCTGGAAGCTGGCTAGCGACGCGCCACAGACCTTGATGCCCTACGGCTTTCTCGAGTTCTCCAGCCAAGACCCGAACAACGACTGGCGCCAGGACCTGCGCACCGGTGTCGGCCTGCGTTGGCAGTGGTGGTTCGACGACGACCGCTACAACGCCTATCGCGGCTCACTCCAGGTACGCGCCGAATATCAGCAATCGCTGGGCGGCAATCTGTATGAGCGGGCCGACGGCATGCTGCTCGGCGTGGAGATGAACTTTTGA
- the nfrB gene encoding cyclic di-3',5'-guanylate-activated glycosyltransferase NfrB: MSLAVVDVLTYVLFGLKLLAITLALLMFLLGLDDLFIDLVYWGRRLIRRLRIYDKFEKADEKRLFEAPEKPLAIMVPAWNEVGVVGEMARLAASTIDYENYQIFVGTYPNDPQTQADVDAVCLHYPNVHKVVCARPGPTSKADCLNNIIDALLRFQSEAKIEFAGFILHDAEDVISPMELRLYNYLLPNKDMIQIPVYPFAPEWKGFTAGHYVDEFAENHGKDVIVREALTGQVPSAGVGTCFSRRAISALLEDGDGIAFDVQSLTEDYDIGFRLKQKGMKCIFARYSITDPHLALKRDWRLGMSREFAQVICVREHFPRDWQHAIRQKSRWIVGIVFQGTKNLGWSRKGALNYFLWRDRRGLFAYLLSFLVNFLLLVLLAMWLVGLLAPNTWKFQSILADSQMLTTLLWLNGLMLINRLFQRGFFVTRYYGIVEGLLSAPRMMWSNFVNFFANVRALRQVMEMGDSRRVAWDKTTHEFPALTAPMRTPLGQRLVDKGLISEAQLHQAITNPLRRRLGRELLLQGWLTSEQLVQALSEQLDLPWAPLNPFKLDPQLIAKVPRRLAVHYGVLPVAEEGETLVLASETPVSQVSLGVISRQLKRPVRYRLAPQGRVTLGLRYHYPSPWQKEETRQMLAVLERHQDDATLLERVSCHQIMLGTLLQVRGMVPATLFNQALIDFNPEHMSLGEHLIARGIITEEVLQAALAEQVQEQQAAYDLTREVA, encoded by the coding sequence ATGAGCCTGGCCGTTGTCGACGTCCTCACCTATGTATTGTTCGGCCTCAAGCTCCTGGCGATCACCCTGGCGCTGCTCATGTTCCTGCTGGGGCTGGACGACCTGTTCATCGACCTGGTGTATTGGGGGCGCAGGCTGATCCGTCGTTTGCGCATTTACGACAAGTTCGAAAAGGCCGATGAAAAGCGCTTGTTCGAAGCGCCGGAAAAACCACTGGCAATCATGGTCCCGGCCTGGAACGAAGTCGGCGTGGTAGGCGAGATGGCACGCCTGGCCGCCTCGACCATCGATTATGAAAATTACCAGATCTTCGTCGGCACCTACCCCAACGACCCGCAAACCCAGGCCGATGTCGATGCGGTGTGCCTGCACTACCCCAATGTGCATAAGGTGGTCTGCGCCCGCCCCGGCCCAACCAGCAAAGCCGACTGCCTGAACAATATCATCGACGCCCTTCTGCGTTTTCAGAGCGAGGCGAAGATCGAGTTCGCCGGTTTCATCCTGCATGACGCCGAGGATGTCATCTCGCCGATGGAGCTGCGCCTGTACAACTACCTGCTGCCCAACAAGGACATGATCCAGATCCCGGTATACCCCTTCGCGCCGGAGTGGAAAGGGTTCACTGCCGGTCACTACGTCGACGAGTTCGCTGAAAACCATGGCAAGGATGTCATCGTGCGTGAAGCGCTGACCGGCCAGGTACCCAGCGCCGGGGTTGGCACCTGCTTCAGCCGTCGGGCGATCAGCGCCTTGCTCGAGGACGGTGACGGCATCGCCTTTGACGTGCAGAGCCTGACCGAAGACTACGACATCGGCTTTCGCCTCAAGCAAAAGGGTATGAAGTGCATCTTCGCCCGCTATTCCATCACCGACCCGCATCTGGCACTCAAGCGCGACTGGCGCCTGGGCATGAGTCGCGAATTCGCCCAGGTCATCTGCGTGCGTGAGCACTTCCCGCGGGACTGGCAGCATGCGATTCGGCAGAAATCGCGCTGGATTGTCGGCATCGTCTTCCAGGGTACGAAAAACCTCGGTTGGAGCCGCAAAGGTGCACTCAACTATTTCCTCTGGCGCGACCGCCGTGGCTTGTTCGCTTACCTGCTGAGCTTTCTGGTCAATTTTTTGCTGCTGGTGTTGCTGGCCATGTGGCTGGTAGGCCTGCTGGCGCCCAATACCTGGAAATTCCAATCGATCCTGGCCGACAGCCAGATGCTTACCACACTGCTTTGGCTCAATGGCCTGATGCTGATCAACCGTCTGTTCCAGCGCGGCTTTTTCGTCACCCGCTACTACGGCATTGTCGAGGGGCTGCTGTCGGCACCGCGGATGATGTGGAGCAACTTCGTCAATTTCTTCGCCAACGTGCGAGCCCTGCGCCAGGTCATGGAAATGGGCGACTCGCGTCGCGTGGCCTGGGACAAGACTACCCACGAGTTCCCTGCCCTGACCGCGCCCATGCGTACCCCGTTGGGCCAACGCCTAGTCGACAAAGGCCTGATCAGCGAAGCGCAGTTACACCAGGCGATCACTAACCCGTTGCGCCGACGCCTTGGCCGCGAACTGCTGCTACAAGGCTGGCTCACCAGCGAGCAACTGGTCCAGGCCCTGAGCGAACAGCTGGATCTACCATGGGCCCCGCTTAACCCGTTCAAGCTCGACCCACAATTGATCGCGAAAGTACCGCGCCGACTGGCCGTGCATTACGGTGTGTTGCCCGTCGCCGAAGAAGGCGAGACGCTGGTGCTGGCCAGTGAAACACCCGTCAGCCAGGTGTCTCTGGGCGTCATCAGCCGCCAACTCAAGCGCCCGGTGAGGTACCGCCTGGCACCTCAGGGACGGGTAACCCTCGGGCTGCGCTACCACTACCCCAGCCCTTGGCAAAAAGAGGAAACCCGGCAGATGCTTGCGGTGTTAGAACGACATCAGGATGATGCCACCCTGCTTGAACGAGTCAGCTGCCACCAGATCATGCTCGGCACCTTGCTGCAAGTACGCGGCATGGTCCCTGCCACCCTGTTCAACCAAGCGCTGATTGATTTCAACCCCGAACACATGTCCCTGGGTGAGCACTTGATTGCCCGCGGCATCATCACCGAAGAGGTGCTACAGGCCGCCCTGGCCGAGCAGGTTCAAGAACAGCAAGCAGCCTATGACCTGACCCGGGAGGTGGCATGA
- the wecB gene encoding non-hydrolyzing UDP-N-acetylglucosamine 2-epimerase: MAYTVMMVFGTRPEAIKMAPLARVLREWPDLDLNICSTGQHREMLQQVLKDFGLSVDEDLQVMTQNQTLNGLSQQLLGQLDATYERIKPDIVLVHGDTTTSFIAALAAFYRQIPIGHVEAGLRTGNLKAPWPEEANRRLTGVIADLHFAPTTKSRDNLLREGVVLEHIEVTGNTVIDALLWMREHLNKSQWKPAPDSPLAQLREDQRMVLITGHRRENFGQGFERICLALAELALRYPDVQFVYPVHLNPQVQKAVYGVLSHQSNILLVAPQDYQHFVWLMDRAYLILTDSGGVQEEAPALGKPLLVLRKVTERPSVLEGGTVKLVGTLTERIVKETSVLLDDPAAYKQMSRVFTPYGDGHASERIAERLSRWLEETASERDAS, from the coding sequence ATGGCGTACACAGTCATGATGGTGTTTGGCACGCGCCCCGAAGCAATCAAAATGGCGCCACTGGCCCGCGTGCTGCGCGAGTGGCCGGACCTGGATCTGAACATCTGCTCCACCGGCCAGCACCGGGAAATGCTTCAGCAAGTGCTCAAGGATTTTGGCCTGAGTGTCGATGAAGACCTGCAGGTCATGACCCAGAACCAAACCCTCAACGGCCTGTCGCAACAGCTGCTCGGGCAACTGGATGCCACCTATGAGCGCATCAAGCCCGATATTGTCCTGGTCCACGGCGACACCACCACCAGCTTCATCGCCGCCCTCGCCGCCTTCTACCGGCAGATCCCAATCGGCCATGTCGAGGCCGGTCTGCGCACCGGCAACCTCAAGGCGCCTTGGCCAGAGGAGGCCAATCGGCGCCTGACCGGTGTGATTGCCGACCTGCACTTTGCCCCGACCACCAAGTCCCGCGACAACCTGCTGCGCGAAGGAGTAGTGCTGGAGCATATTGAGGTCACCGGCAACACCGTCATCGATGCCTTGTTATGGATGCGTGAGCACCTGAACAAAAGCCAATGGAAACCAGCGCCCGATTCGCCCTTGGCGCAACTGCGCGAAGACCAGCGCATGGTGCTCATCACCGGTCACCGAAGGGAAAACTTCGGCCAGGGCTTTGAACGGATCTGCCTGGCTCTGGCTGAATTGGCCCTACGTTACCCCGACGTACAGTTCGTTTACCCGGTACACCTCAACCCGCAAGTGCAAAAAGCGGTGTACGGGGTACTCTCGCACCAGTCAAACATTCTCCTGGTGGCGCCGCAGGACTATCAACATTTTGTCTGGCTGATGGACCGTGCGTACCTGATCCTCACCGACTCCGGCGGGGTACAGGAAGAAGCCCCAGCACTGGGTAAACCCTTGCTGGTGCTGCGTAAGGTCACCGAGCGCCCTTCGGTGCTCGAAGGCGGCACGGTGAAGCTGGTCGGCACCCTGACTGAACGGATCGTCAAGGAAACCAGCGTGCTGCTGGACGACCCCGCCGCATACAAACAGATGAGCCGGGTGTTCACCCCCTATGGTGATGGTCATGCCAGCGAGCGCATCGCTGAACGTTTGAGCCGCTGGCTCGAGGAAACTGCCAGCGAGCGCGATGCCTCATGA